The proteins below are encoded in one region of Tolumonas auensis DSM 9187:
- the aztA gene encoding zinc ABC transporter ATP-binding protein AztA, which produces MLHCENLTLGYDRHPAIHHLNLDVPAGQLLAIVGPNGAGKSTLLKGIMGQLKPLQGHLQLNGIEREQIAYLPQQSRIDRQFPISVTELVGMGLWHKLGSFGRLTKAHRHQIEHALQAVGMQGFANRPIASLSGGQMQRTLFARLYLQNAELILLDEPFNAIDSRTCQDLLQLLQHWHQQGRTILAVLHDSEQVRHHFPYSLLLARQLVAYGATTEVLTPENWQRARHQIESFDEHAPVCHQSEKDVA; this is translated from the coding sequence ATCATCTGAATCTGGATGTCCCGGCCGGGCAGTTGCTGGCAATCGTCGGCCCTAATGGTGCCGGCAAATCCACGTTGCTGAAAGGCATTATGGGACAACTCAAGCCACTACAGGGACACCTGCAGCTGAACGGAATAGAGCGCGAACAGATCGCCTATCTGCCGCAACAATCGCGGATTGATCGACAGTTCCCTATCAGTGTTACCGAGCTGGTCGGTATGGGATTGTGGCATAAACTGGGGAGTTTTGGCCGTCTCACCAAAGCGCACCGGCATCAGATCGAACATGCACTGCAGGCTGTCGGTATGCAGGGTTTTGCTAACCGGCCGATAGCGTCGCTTTCCGGCGGACAAATGCAACGCACCCTGTTTGCCCGTCTCTATCTGCAGAATGCCGAACTGATCCTGCTGGATGAGCCGTTTAATGCCATCGACAGCCGGACCTGCCAGGATCTGCTGCAACTGCTGCAACACTGGCATCAGCAGGGCCGGACCATTCTGGCGGTACTGCATGACAGTGAACAGGTGCGTCACCATTTTCCGTACAGTCTGCTGCTGGCTCGCCAGTTAGTCGCATATGGTGCAACCACCGAGGTGCTCACACCAGAAAACTGGCAACGCGCCCGTCACCAGATCGAGTCGTTCGATGAACATGCACCGGTCTGTCACCAATCAGAAAAGGATGTTGCCTGA
- a CDS encoding metal ABC transporter permease codes for MLALLWQWLIEPFAEFDFMLRALAGCIALSLSAPLVGVFLMLRRMSLTGDAMAHAILPGAALGYLVAGLSVEAMTIGGLLAGGLVVILSGFVARLTESGEDSSLAAFYLISMALGVMIISVNGSSVDLLHVLFGSALALNDAALWLLGSVTSLTLLLLALLYRPLVMECLDPDFLGSVSRMGPVAHIAFLLLAVLNLIAGFHAIGTLMAVGIMILPAITARYWTNRLSHLLMISVVLAMFSSLAGLLVSYHLGWPTSPAIILTLGVCYFLSIIAGHRSGLLWRYVRRAHLQA; via the coding sequence ATGTTAGCTTTGCTCTGGCAATGGCTGATCGAGCCATTCGCCGAATTTGATTTTATGCTGCGGGCACTGGCCGGCTGTATTGCCCTGTCACTGAGTGCGCCGCTGGTCGGCGTCTTCCTGATGCTGCGTCGCATGAGCCTGACCGGGGATGCCATGGCACATGCCATTCTGCCAGGTGCGGCACTGGGTTATCTGGTCGCCGGATTATCGGTTGAAGCCATGACCATCGGCGGTCTGCTGGCTGGCGGACTGGTGGTGATCCTCTCCGGTTTCGTGGCCCGCCTGACCGAAAGCGGTGAAGACAGCAGTCTGGCTGCCTTTTATCTGATTTCGATGGCCCTCGGGGTGATGATCATCTCCGTCAATGGCAGCAGCGTCGATCTGCTGCACGTGCTGTTTGGTTCGGCACTGGCGCTGAACGATGCCGCACTGTGGCTGCTCGGCAGCGTGACATCACTGACCTTGTTGCTGCTGGCACTCCTGTATCGTCCGCTGGTCATGGAATGTCTCGACCCCGACTTCCTTGGCAGCGTCAGCCGCATGGGGCCGGTCGCGCATATCGCCTTCCTGCTGCTGGCAGTACTGAACCTGATTGCCGGATTCCACGCCATTGGCACGCTGATGGCGGTCGGGATCATGATCCTGCCGGCGATCACCGCCCGCTACTGGACCAACCGTCTCAGTCATCTGCTGATGATTTCGGTGGTGCTGGCAATGTTCAGCAGTCTGGCTGGTTTGCTGGTTTCCTATCATCTGGGATGGCCAACCAGTCCGGCGATCATTCTGACGCTGGGGGTCTGCTATTTTCTGTCTATCATTGCCGGTCACCGCAGTGGTCTGCTCTGGCGTTATGTGCGACGCGCTCATCTGCAAGCTTAA
- a CDS encoding metal ABC transporter substrate-binding protein — MRFSHCLTSVLLSSSLCSPFVLADDKIPVIASFSILGDLVQQVGGEHVTVSTLVSPNGDAHVYQPTPQDTIRLTKSQLFVVNGLGFEGWMERLVSASHYKGKVITASAGIHVLAFGDEEQNQPDDADEHHDEADEHQHGSQNPHAWHSIPNTIQYVRNIADGLSQIDPAHKADYQTNAGNYIQQLEQLDKSLLQEFAAIPAEKRKMITSHDAFGYLSARYQITTIAPQGVSTESEASASDIAKIIKQIRKENIKALFVENISDPRLMQQISKETSVKPGQPLFSDALSDDKGPAPTYLEMMRYNTAQILAALKQ, encoded by the coding sequence ATGCGTTTTTCTCATTGCCTCACATCGGTATTGCTCAGCAGCAGCCTCTGCTCGCCGTTCGTACTGGCCGACGATAAAATTCCGGTTATCGCCAGTTTTTCTATTCTGGGCGATCTGGTGCAACAGGTTGGCGGCGAACATGTCACCGTCTCGACCCTGGTAAGCCCGAATGGCGATGCTCACGTTTATCAGCCAACGCCACAGGACACTATCCGCCTGACCAAATCACAGCTGTTTGTGGTCAATGGTCTGGGCTTTGAAGGCTGGATGGAGCGTCTGGTCTCTGCCAGTCACTACAAAGGCAAAGTGATCACCGCCAGTGCCGGTATTCACGTTTTAGCCTTTGGTGACGAAGAGCAAAACCAGCCTGATGATGCCGATGAGCATCATGACGAAGCAGATGAGCATCAGCACGGCAGTCAGAATCCTCATGCCTGGCACAGCATTCCGAATACCATTCAGTATGTCCGCAACATTGCCGATGGCTTAAGCCAGATTGATCCGGCGCATAAAGCTGATTATCAGACGAATGCCGGCAACTATATTCAGCAACTGGAACAGCTGGATAAATCACTGCTGCAGGAATTTGCTGCCATTCCGGCGGAAAAACGCAAGATGATCACCAGTCATGATGCTTTTGGTTATCTGTCAGCCCGCTATCAGATCACCACGATTGCACCTCAGGGTGTCAGCACCGAATCTGAAGCCTCTGCCAGTGACATTGCCAAGATTATCAAACAGATCCGCAAGGAAAATATCAAAGCACTGTTTGTGGAAAACATCTCTGATCCGCGACTGATGCAGCAAATCAGCAAAGAAACCAGTGTGAAACCGGGACAACCTCTGTTCTCTGATGCGTTGTCAGATGACAAAGGTCCCGCGCCAACCTATCTGGAGATGATGCGTTACAATACCGCACAAATCCTTGCCGCACTGAAGCAGTAA
- a CDS encoding pirin family protein — MSQSSRKTEHIVQGQPTRDGAGVNLIRVLTQQWQRRLDPFLMLDEFRSDDPNDYIAGFPEHPHRGFETVTYMLAGQMRHKDNAGHEGVVGPGDVQWMTAGKGILHSETPEQVAGLMHGFQLWINLPAKNKLAKPSYAEVPAAQIPVVTTDEGHRVKVVAGSWNDIVGPLQRPDTNPVYLDIQLTSAQPLFVPIPAGHNAFVYVVQGQPHVAGQTIAPRRMAILSNDSQATGVLLQGQAGDQLLVLSGQPLGEPIVQWGPFVMNTRSEIEQAISDYQSGQL; from the coding sequence ATGTCTCAGAGCAGCCGTAAAACAGAACATATCGTACAAGGTCAGCCAACCCGCGATGGTGCTGGTGTAAATCTGATCCGTGTACTAACCCAGCAATGGCAACGTCGTCTTGATCCATTCCTGATGCTGGATGAATTCCGCTCCGACGATCCGAATGACTATATTGCCGGCTTCCCAGAGCATCCACACCGCGGCTTTGAAACCGTCACCTACATGCTGGCTGGCCAGATGCGGCATAAAGACAATGCCGGCCATGAAGGTGTTGTCGGTCCCGGCGATGTGCAATGGATGACCGCAGGCAAAGGCATTTTGCATTCCGAAACACCGGAGCAGGTGGCCGGTCTGATGCATGGTTTTCAGTTATGGATCAACCTGCCGGCAAAAAACAAACTGGCGAAACCCAGCTATGCCGAAGTACCTGCGGCACAAATTCCGGTTGTCACGACTGACGAAGGTCATCGGGTGAAAGTGGTTGCCGGGTCGTGGAATGACATTGTCGGGCCACTGCAACGCCCGGATACGAACCCTGTATATCTGGATATTCAGCTGACCAGCGCGCAGCCACTGTTTGTTCCGATCCCTGCCGGGCATAATGCGTTTGTGTATGTGGTACAGGGCCAACCGCACGTAGCCGGTCAGACTATTGCTCCACGACGGATGGCTATTCTGAGCAATGACTCGCAAGCGACTGGGGTTTTATTGCAGGGGCAAGCCGGTGATCAGCTGCTGGTGTTATCCGGGCAGCCGTTAGGTGAACCGATCGTCCAGTGGGGACCGTTTGTCATGAACACCCGCAGCGAAATCGAGCAAGCGATCAGCGATTATCAGTCTGGGCAGCTTTAA
- the rraB gene encoding ribonuclease E inhibitor RraB gives MNQELQEWQEETAEIIAELVEDGSNPDAEYPIEHHFAAVDFDSLEKLAVDLYKAGFEVEDAEEVELDDGAIVFCFDATKEGSLDVERITAEISTLLPLCKKYHVDYDGWGTYFAE, from the coding sequence ATGAATCAGGAATTACAGGAATGGCAGGAAGAGACGGCCGAGATTATTGCTGAACTGGTCGAGGACGGCAGTAATCCGGATGCGGAATATCCTATCGAACATCATTTCGCGGCAGTGGATTTTGACAGTCTGGAAAAGCTGGCGGTGGATCTGTACAAAGCCGGTTTTGAAGTCGAAGATGCGGAAGAGGTTGAGCTGGATGACGGCGCGATCGTGTTCTGCTTCGATGCCACGAAAGAAGGTTCGCTGGACGTTGAGCGTATCACTGCCGAGATCTCGACGCTGTTACCGTTGTGTAAGAAGTACCACGTTGATTATGACGGCTGGGGCACTTACTTCGCGGAATAA
- the luxS gene encoding S-ribosylhomocysteine lyase, whose translation MPLLDSFTVDHTRMQAPAVRVAKQMRTPHGDPITVFDLRFCVPNQEILPERGIHTLEHLFAGFMRDHLNGSDVEIIDISPMGCRTGFYMCLIGTPDEARVAAAWSAAMEDVLKVVDQAKIPELNEYQCGTYQMHSLEEAHEIARAILAHGVGVNKNAELALPSDKLASL comes from the coding sequence ATGCCGTTATTAGATAGTTTTACTGTGGATCATACCCGGATGCAGGCGCCTGCTGTACGTGTGGCCAAACAGATGCGGACACCACATGGTGATCCGATTACCGTGTTTGATCTGCGTTTCTGTGTGCCGAATCAGGAGATCCTGCCGGAACGTGGCATTCATACGCTGGAGCATCTGTTTGCCGGCTTTATGCGTGATCATCTGAATGGCAGCGATGTGGAAATCATTGATATTTCCCCGATGGGCTGCCGAACCGGTTTTTACATGTGCCTGATTGGTACGCCGGATGAGGCCCGCGTTGCGGCTGCCTGGAGTGCTGCCATGGAAGACGTACTGAAAGTCGTGGATCAGGCGAAGATCCCGGAGCTGAATGAATATCAGTGCGGTACCTATCAGATGCATTCGCTGGAAGAGGCGCATGAGATCGCGCGCGCGATTCTGGCGCATGGTGTTGGTGTTAATAAAAATGCGGAACTGGCATTGCCATCCGATAAACTGGCTAGTCTGTAA
- a CDS encoding P-II family nitrogen regulator encodes MKKIEAIIKPFKLDDVREALGEIGISGMTVSEVKGFGRQKGHTELYRGAEYVVDFLPKVKLELVVNDEDVENCIEAINRSAKTGKIGDGKIFVTAVERVIRIRTGEENEEAI; translated from the coding sequence ATGAAAAAAATTGAAGCAATCATTAAACCGTTCAAACTGGATGATGTGCGTGAAGCATTGGGTGAAATCGGTATCAGCGGCATGACCGTTTCTGAAGTAAAAGGCTTTGGCCGTCAGAAAGGGCATACCGAGTTATACCGTGGCGCTGAATATGTTGTTGATTTTCTGCCAAAGGTAAAACTGGAGCTGGTAGTCAATGACGAGGATGTTGAAAACTGTATTGAAGCCATCAATCGCAGTGCCAAGACCGGCAAGATCGGTGATGGTAAGATTTTTGTCACTGCGGTAGAACGCGTCATTCGTATTCGTACCGGCGAAGAGAACGAAGAAGCCATTTAA
- the rpsI gene encoding 30S ribosomal protein S9, translating into MADNQYYGTGRRKSATARVFAKVGSGDIVINKRSLQDYFSRPTARMVVMQALELVDMTGKLDLYITVAGGGITGQAGAIRHGITRALMQYDESLRPTLRKAGFVTRDARRVERKKVGLHKARKRPQYSKR; encoded by the coding sequence ATGGCTGACAATCAATACTACGGCACTGGCCGTCGCAAAAGCGCTACCGCTCGTGTGTTTGCTAAAGTAGGTAGCGGCGATATCGTTATCAACAAGCGTTCACTGCAGGACTACTTCAGTCGTCCTACCGCTCGTATGGTGGTTATGCAGGCTCTGGAACTGGTCGATATGACTGGTAAACTGGATCTGTATATCACTGTAGCTGGTGGTGGTATCACTGGTCAGGCTGGCGCTATCCGTCACGGTATTACCCGTGCACTGATGCAATATGACGAATCACTGCGTCCTACTCTGCGTAAAGCAGGCTTTGTTACTCGTGACGCTCGTCGCGTTGAACGTAAGAAAGTGGGTCTGCACAAAGCGCGTAAGCGTCCACAATACTCCAAACGTTAA
- the rplM gene encoding 50S ribosomal protein L13, which translates to MKTFVAKPETVKRDWYVVDAEGKTLGRLATEIASRLRGKHKAEFTPHVDTGDYIVVINAEKITVTGNKAAAKTYYSYSGFPGGLKSITFDKLIVRKPEMILEIAVKGMLPKGPLGRAMLRKLKVYAGTEHNHAAQQPQVLDI; encoded by the coding sequence ATGAAAACTTTCGTTGCCAAGCCAGAAACCGTAAAGCGTGACTGGTACGTTGTTGACGCAGAAGGCAAAACTTTAGGCCGTCTGGCTACTGAAATCGCTTCCCGTTTACGTGGTAAGCATAAAGCAGAATTTACTCCGCATGTTGATACCGGTGATTATATCGTTGTTATCAATGCAGAGAAAATCACTGTGACAGGTAATAAAGCTGCGGCTAAAACTTACTACTCCTACTCTGGTTTTCCAGGTGGTTTGAAGTCTATTACTTTTGACAAACTGATCGTTCGCAAGCCAGAAATGATTCTTGAGATCGCAGTCAAAGGTATGTTGCCAAAGGGCCCGCTGGGTCGTGCCATGCTTCGTAAACTGAAAGTTTACGCAGGTACCGAGCACAATCACGCTGCTCAACAACCTCAAGTACTGGACATCTAA
- a CDS encoding YhcB family protein — translation MTTEFTMILFVLIGLIVGFVAGRSTSRAGDAAKLHKELTKTRKEFEQYKRDVQDHFIGFSGLMEQLGTQYQRMSQHMSEQSEKLTNSQTIYSIQPDVPAEETEQTAPVNEGVHQPRDYSGEPSGLLNDHKSS, via the coding sequence ATGACGACTGAATTCACCATGATCCTGTTTGTACTGATTGGCCTGATTGTTGGCTTTGTCGCAGGACGTTCCACCTCCCGAGCCGGTGATGCGGCCAAGTTACACAAAGAACTGACCAAAACACGCAAAGAATTTGAACAATATAAACGTGATGTGCAGGATCACTTTATTGGCTTCTCCGGTCTGATGGAGCAATTGGGTACGCAATATCAGCGGATGTCACAGCATATGTCCGAACAGAGCGAAAAACTGACTAACAGTCAGACGATTTATAGCATCCAGCCGGATGTGCCGGCAGAAGAAACCGAACAGACAGCACCGGTTAATGAAGGCGTACATCAGCCACGTGATTATTCCGGTGAACCATCTGGTTTGTTAAATGATCACAAATCGTCGTGA
- a CDS encoding Do family serine endopeptidase has product MSNTRHMLSVLALSLSMALSVLPAQAALPLSVDGQDMPSLAPVVEQVTPAVVNILVSGKKVTRQEIPEQFRFFFGPDMPDAQVQEQPFQALGSGVIIDAAKGYVITNHHVIDGADEIKVTLKDGREVKAKKIGEDQQSDIALLQIKADGLTEIKLANSEQLRVGDFAIAIGNPFGLGQTVTSGIISALGRSGLNIENIENFIQTDAAINSGNSGGALVNLRGELIGINTAILGPNGGNIGIGFAIPSNMVRDLSEQILKYGEVRRGVLGIMGGELTSDLAKAFGTDKQQGAFVNQVMPNSAADVAGIKAGDIIVKLNGKAVRSFGELRANIATMGAGKTVILGVIRDGKEQEVSVTLKQADLSETKASVLHPALEGATLGNSEPGSKVTGVVITKLEQRSPAAQAGLQKDDVIVGVNRTRINNLQELRTAMKNRADILALNIRRGDATLYLVLR; this is encoded by the coding sequence ATGAGCAATACCCGACACATGTTGAGTGTTTTAGCATTAAGTTTGAGTATGGCTTTATCTGTATTACCTGCCCAGGCAGCCTTGCCGTTGAGCGTCGACGGACAGGATATGCCGAGTCTGGCCCCGGTAGTCGAACAGGTTACCCCGGCCGTGGTGAACATTCTGGTTTCAGGTAAAAAGGTCACCCGACAGGAGATCCCGGAGCAATTCCGTTTCTTCTTCGGACCGGATATGCCTGATGCTCAGGTTCAGGAGCAGCCGTTTCAGGCTCTGGGTTCCGGTGTCATCATTGATGCCGCTAAAGGTTATGTGATCACGAACCATCACGTCATAGATGGTGCAGATGAAATCAAAGTTACCCTCAAGGATGGTCGGGAAGTCAAAGCGAAAAAGATTGGTGAGGATCAGCAATCCGATATCGCATTACTGCAGATTAAAGCGGATGGTTTAACCGAAATTAAACTGGCGAACTCAGAACAGCTGCGGGTCGGTGATTTTGCTATCGCGATCGGGAACCCGTTTGGTCTGGGACAAACGGTTACCTCCGGTATTATCAGTGCGCTGGGACGAAGCGGGCTGAATATCGAAAATATTGAAAACTTCATTCAGACGGATGCCGCGATTAACTCCGGAAACTCCGGTGGTGCGCTGGTTAACCTGAGAGGCGAGCTGATTGGTATCAACACCGCAATTCTGGGACCCAACGGCGGTAATATCGGTATCGGCTTTGCGATCCCATCCAATATGGTACGTGACCTGTCAGAGCAGATCCTGAAATATGGTGAAGTGCGTCGCGGTGTACTCGGCATTATGGGTGGCGAACTGACCTCGGATCTGGCAAAAGCCTTTGGTACCGATAAACAGCAGGGTGCTTTTGTTAATCAGGTCATGCCAAATTCCGCCGCGGATGTGGCCGGTATAAAAGCCGGAGACATTATCGTGAAACTGAATGGCAAAGCAGTGCGTTCATTCGGTGAATTACGCGCCAATATTGCCACCATGGGCGCCGGGAAAACGGTCATCTTAGGTGTGATCCGGGATGGAAAAGAGCAGGAAGTCAGTGTCACACTGAAACAAGCTGATCTTTCCGAAACCAAAGCCAGTGTGCTGCATCCGGCTTTGGAAGGCGCCACTTTAGGTAACAGTGAGCCCGGCTCAAAGGTTACCGGCGTCGTCATTACCAAACTGGAACAACGCTCTCCGGCCGCACAAGCCGGGTTGCAGAAAGATGATGTGATTGTCGGCGTCAACCGGACCCGCATCAATAATCTGCAGGAGCTGCGGACTGCAATGAAGAACCGGGCCGATATTCTGGCATTGAATATCCGCCGTGGTGACGCAACCCTGTATCTGGTACTGCGTTAA
- the degS gene encoding outer membrane-stress sensor serine endopeptidase DegS, translating into MWIAALRYIGKAVLLGLLLAGLLIWAPHLRQFTSDSYDPREAPPLSYAYAASRAGPAVVNIYTRSFQHSALNDSKELLPQNLGSGVIMSRKGYVLTNFHVISDADQIIVALQDGRVLTAELVGADVPTDLAVLSISADNLPEIPQDPQLSPLVGDVVLAIGNPYNVGQTITQGIISATGRIGLSTMGPDSNGRQDLLQTDAAINSGNSGGALVNTRGELVGINAGAYHMGTSQEGYGISFAIPYQLAKRIMDELISHGRVKRGYVGISSVQIDSVTAKLQDAQLSKGLIIENMDSDGPAVKGGLQRGDLLLRINDKPINNVRDAMDIIAEMPPGTKAKFTVLRNGKQLVCTITVEEDVRFSESGNS; encoded by the coding sequence ATGTGGATTGCAGCCTTACGTTACATCGGCAAAGCCGTATTGTTAGGGCTGTTGCTTGCAGGTCTGCTCATCTGGGCTCCCCATTTACGCCAGTTTACTTCCGACAGCTATGATCCCAGAGAGGCGCCGCCGCTGAGTTATGCCTATGCTGCCAGCCGGGCCGGTCCGGCGGTCGTTAATATCTATACCCGCAGTTTTCAGCACTCCGCCTTAAATGACAGCAAAGAGCTGTTACCCCAGAATCTGGGCTCCGGTGTGATCATGAGCCGGAAAGGTTATGTGCTGACGAATTTTCATGTGATCTCTGATGCCGACCAGATCATTGTCGCACTACAGGATGGCCGGGTACTCACTGCTGAGCTGGTAGGTGCCGATGTTCCCACGGATCTGGCGGTGCTCTCTATCTCTGCCGACAATCTGCCGGAGATCCCGCAGGATCCTCAACTTTCTCCGTTGGTCGGTGATGTGGTTCTGGCCATTGGCAACCCGTATAACGTTGGGCAAACCATTACCCAAGGCATTATCAGTGCCACCGGCCGCATTGGTTTGAGCACCATGGGACCAGACAGCAACGGTCGGCAGGATCTGCTGCAAACCGATGCAGCCATTAACTCCGGTAACTCTGGCGGTGCACTGGTCAACACCCGCGGTGAACTGGTCGGTATCAATGCCGGAGCCTATCATATGGGGACATCTCAGGAAGGTTACGGTATCAGCTTTGCTATCCCCTACCAGCTGGCGAAGCGGATTATGGATGAACTGATCTCTCACGGGCGGGTTAAGCGTGGCTATGTCGGGATTTCCAGCGTACAGATTGATTCCGTCACTGCCAAATTACAGGACGCCCAACTTTCTAAAGGATTAATCATTGAGAATATGGACAGTGATGGCCCGGCAGTCAAAGGCGGTCTGCAACGGGGTGATTTGCTGCTCCGGATCAATGATAAACCCATCAATAATGTCAGGGATGCCATGGATATCATTGCTGAGATGCCACCCGGAACGAAGGCTAAATTCACCGTGCTGCGCAATGGCAAACAGTTGGTCTGTACCATTACCGTAGAAGAAGACGTGCGTTTCAGTGAATCAGGAAACAGTTAA
- the murA gene encoding UDP-N-acetylglucosamine 1-carboxyvinyltransferase — protein sequence MDKFRVQGPTQLTGEVIISGAKNAALPILFAALLAEEPVEIQNVPKLRDIDTTMKLLSQLGARVERNGSVHVDAGPVNVFCAPYDLVKTMRASIWALGPLVARFGQGQVSLPGGCAIGARPVDLHINGLEQLGAKITLEEGYVKASVNGRLKGAHIVMDKVSVGATVTIMCAATLAEGKTIIENAAREPEIVDTANFLNTMGAKISGAGSDKIIIEGVKRLGGGVYRVLPDRIETGTFLVAAAVTGGKIVCRNTRPDTLDAVLAKLTDAGADIEVGEDWISLDMQGRRPKAVNIRTAPHPGFPTDMQAQFSLLNMVAEGTGVITETIFENRFMHIPELIRMGGHAEIESNTVICQGVARLSGAQVMATDLRASASLVIAGFVAQGTTIVDRIYHIDRGYESIEEKFRALGGQIDRIKGE from the coding sequence ATGGATAAATTTCGTGTGCAGGGGCCAACCCAGCTCACCGGAGAGGTTATTATTTCCGGTGCCAAAAATGCTGCTCTGCCCATCCTGTTTGCTGCTTTGCTGGCCGAAGAACCAGTAGAAATCCAGAACGTGCCTAAGCTTCGTGATATCGACACCACCATGAAACTGCTGAGCCAGTTGGGTGCCCGTGTCGAACGAAATGGCTCCGTACATGTTGATGCCGGTCCGGTAAATGTGTTCTGTGCGCCATATGATCTGGTGAAAACCATGCGTGCATCCATTTGGGCGCTGGGACCTCTCGTTGCCCGCTTTGGTCAGGGACAGGTATCTCTGCCGGGTGGCTGTGCTATCGGTGCCCGTCCTGTTGATTTACATATCAATGGACTGGAGCAACTCGGTGCCAAGATCACGCTGGAAGAAGGTTACGTTAAAGCATCGGTGAATGGTCGGCTGAAAGGCGCTCACATTGTCATGGACAAAGTGAGTGTCGGCGCTACCGTGACTATCATGTGTGCCGCAACGCTGGCTGAAGGCAAGACCATTATTGAAAACGCGGCCCGCGAACCGGAGATTGTTGATACAGCAAATTTCCTGAATACCATGGGTGCGAAAATCAGTGGTGCCGGCAGTGATAAAATTATCATTGAAGGTGTTAAACGACTGGGTGGCGGTGTCTACCGCGTGTTGCCGGATCGTATTGAAACCGGAACATTCCTGGTTGCGGCTGCAGTTACTGGCGGTAAAATTGTCTGCCGGAATACGCGTCCGGATACACTGGATGCGGTACTGGCTAAACTGACCGATGCCGGCGCTGATATTGAAGTCGGCGAGGACTGGATCAGTCTGGACATGCAGGGCCGTCGGCCGAAAGCCGTGAATATCCGCACTGCTCCGCATCCCGGCTTTCCTACCGATATGCAGGCTCAGTTTAGTCTGCTGAATATGGTTGCCGAAGGAACAGGGGTTATCACGGAAACTATCTTTGAAAACCGCTTCATGCATATTCCGGAGCTCATCCGTATGGGTGGTCATGCCGAAATAGAAAGCAATACTGTCATCTGTCAGGGTGTTGCCCGTTTATCCGGGGCTCAGGTCATGGCGACCGATCTGCGAGCTTCAGCCAGTCTGGTGATTGCCGGTTTTGTGGCGCAAGGTACGACAATAGTGGATCGTATCTACCACATTGATCGTGGTTATGAGAGCATCGAAGAGAAATTCCGCGCTCTGGGTGGCCAGATCGACCGTATTAAGGGTGAGTAA
- a CDS encoding BolA family protein — protein sequence MHPTEIESILRAALALDELYVQGENGHYKVIAVSSLFAGMSRVKKQQTVYAPLKEHIASNAIHALSIKAFTPEEWQRDRKLNGY from the coding sequence ATGCATCCAACCGAGATTGAGAGTATTCTTCGGGCCGCTCTCGCGCTGGACGAGTTATATGTACAGGGTGAAAACGGTCACTATAAAGTCATTGCCGTTTCTTCCCTGTTTGCCGGTATGAGCCGGGTGAAAAAACAGCAAACCGTTTATGCTCCGCTGAAGGAACATATTGCCAGCAATGCCATCCACGCCCTGAGTATCAAGGCGTTCACTCCGGAAGAGTGGCAACGTGATCGTAAACTGAACGGTTATTGA
- a CDS encoding STAS domain-containing protein: MKLTGNLDAVQVTQLWPGREELFRQNELDVSSVNKIDSAGVAFLVKWAQACQATNQRLLVQGASPELVQLISLYGVSALFDLASSQ; encoded by the coding sequence ATGAAACTGACTGGCAATCTTGATGCCGTCCAGGTGACACAATTGTGGCCGGGAAGGGAGGAGCTGTTCCGACAGAATGAGCTTGATGTCAGTTCCGTCAATAAGATTGACTCGGCGGGCGTCGCTTTTCTGGTCAAGTGGGCTCAGGCTTGTCAGGCAACCAATCAGCGTCTGTTAGTACAGGGCGCATCACCCGAATTAGTGCAGCTGATTTCATTATATGGCGTCAGTGCATTATTCGATCTGGCCTCATCGCAATAA